In Salmo trutta chromosome 24, fSalTru1.1, whole genome shotgun sequence, the DNA window CGTGTGCATCATCATGGACCGGTGCTCTTCTTCCTCCCCCTTTTAATCAACGACTCTGATCAGTACTACACCTACTGGTAATACAACaactgtgtgtttgcgtgtgtttaGGGGTTAAATTGGTAATTGAGAGCAGGGGAGCCCTGtttgggagggttagggtgagggtttaGTCTAGGGTTAGTGTTGAACCTGGATGTGTACATAGGGTTAGGGTAGGCATGCACATTTACAAAGAAAAAACCTAAGGGTCGCTTGTCTTGTGCAAACgttgaataaaattatatttcaactTACTCTGCCGATtgaaatttgagacaaaatatccacagaaAACTATTATTACCGACTTCAAAACGCAGAACTCTGTGTGTGGCAATAAAGATGTGTTTGCTCCTGACCTAAGGCCAAGCACAAGATGGAAGGAAATGCACGATGATGCATGCATACTGACGGAAATGTTGCAGGTGTTTACATGGTTTTGAGCACGTGACAGGTGATAAAAATTTCAACGGCAGTACTGGCACTCTATAAAGTTGGGTAGATAAAACtgtcctgtggatattttgtctcaaaaTTCGACCTACTGAaggaccaaccacacagacagctgGTAGGGTAAcatgtaataaaaatgtattcaacattctggcttgtaaggaaACTTTCTAAGTTTTTAAACTGCTTCGATTCAGGCTGTATACATTTGCTATCTACAGCCTGAATGGGTTCTTCGGCTGGCCCCCAGTTAGAACCCTGTTGGTTCCCTTTTGGATAACTGGTCCACTGTATATGCCTATGTTCCAGGAGAAAGGGAGCAGACACCTGCGTAATTTTTGTGACAGAGGTGATTGTGGTCAAAGCCCAACCGTTCGATCACTCAGTCCTATTTAACAGTATCTCAGAGTCAGCAGACAACATCGCTATCCCATGTCCTGACCCAGTGGAAAAACTGTGCCAAGATGGAAAAGAGAACTTAGCCTGGTATAAGGTACTGAACATGACCAGAATACTAACACAAACTTCAATCCTGCAAAACTATttaccagtggttctcaactccTGTCCTAAAGCTCCTAAGGGTTGCACCTGCTCTTGAtgagtggaatcaggtgtgttactgtTATTTCAGCAAATAAGTTTGTCAAATTGTTTGTCTTTCATTTCAGAATTTCAGTCCCATTCCAAACGAGTCTGAGAGAAATCTGTGGGTGTACAATGCCTCCAAAGCAGACGAGGgcatctatacgtgtgtgtgcacgtgggAGCACAATGGGACGGTTCTCAACACTTCTGCATCCAGGAGACTAAAGATCAAAGGCAAGTAGGTTgtggcttgatgacagctctgtCAATCCTCtcagcattttatttatttaatttgagCTTTGCTGAAACCTCATCCAAGATGGCAGCAGGGTCAGCAAACATGGAAACTCTAGGCTACATTACAGCAGGTTATTAGGCTACACCAGGTACATTAGGCTCCATTTTATATCAAACAATCAAAAGCAACAGCAAAAGCAACCCTCATGTGGTCTTTgtggcagcaacaatcaataacATTAGTGACAATGTTTTGAATGTATCCAAAAGTATCTTTCTGACTAAACTGTGTGTTTGTCTCCTTCAGCTCCCTCTGCCTCACATCCTCCGCAGATCAACCTGCCAAGAAACGGAAGCACAGAGACCACTGACCTGTGTAGGGATCAAACCGGGctcaaatactttcaaatacttgtGTTGTGCTTGATTTGGTTTGCCCGGTATATCTCTCTGTCTTCAGAGTATCTTTTGTTCTTCATAGACACCACTAAGAAGTTGAGGTGTGAAGCGTTTTGTGGGCAGAACATTGAAGACAACTGTCACGTGTGGTGGGAGATTAATGGTGTGAAAGTGCCCTCGCAGCAGCAAGGCTACTCAGTGAACACCACCAGGTAggtacacacatgcacgcacacacatggatTCATGcatacacgcaaacacacacacacttgtttttgAGAACAAGGTAAAATAATTTACACATTTCCTTGAAAACAAGACCCCAGATTCACCGTTGAGAAATCACTGTGTGAATGTTTTATATGTATGTGTTACTGTAGTGAGGTGGAGGCATTTTCAATGCGGAGTATCTTCACGGCTATCCTGACCATAAACACAGTGACTACTACAGACCTCCAGTCTAAGTTCACGTGTGTTGCAATGAACGACCAGAAATGGACTTCTGCAGTGGTTACTCTCAAGCTAAGAGGTTAGTGCACACACTTTTAAACAaacatcacacagacacacaaaatcACACATACAAACTGTGTAACTTTCTTGGTGTTGTGTTCTCCCTGTCATCCCCCCACAGGGTTTATGTTTATGGGTCTATGTGTTGTGCTACTGCTCTTCTTCTTGCTAGCTGCTGTGGCCATCAAAGTGTTTGACATCGATCTGGTGCTCCTCTTCCGTGGAGTTTTCAAACGCTATGGTCGATCTGAGGGTAAGAACATCTAGCCACCCACTGTTTAATGATTTTATTTAAAGTTGAATGATGCTATTTCACTAAGATATTTCATTGTACAGAAATGCTTATTCAGCCTACATGATCTACATAGTATTGGATACCATATAAACATATTACTACATTTAGTTCTTAGTTACCACACTGAAGCATGGCCCACTGATTGTGCAGTGCAGTTGTCTGCAGTAGGCCCTTTTTAACAGGTCCTGGCTGGGGTCAATCCCACTGCAAGAGTAGAAGTAATGGCCCATTTATTATAAAATAACTCAATTTCAGTTCAAATATAATTTAATCAAATCTCTACAATCTACTCCTTTCCTGCTGAGGTTTGACAGAAACCTCCTCTTTGTCTGTGTTTTCAGATGGGAAGGTCTATGATGCTTACATTGTCTACCAGATGGATGGCAAAGACAAAGACATGGATGAGAAAGTGTATAACTTTGTGTGCAGCGTTCTGCCCACTGTCCTCGAGCAGAAGTGTGGCTTTAGACTCTTCATCTACGGCAGAGACGACTTACCTGGAGAAGGTTGGTTCTTTCAGACTGTGTCCTGCCCTCTAAGAAGCAAATGTAACAGTAATAAACAGTACTAAAGTCAAAAGTTATCTTCTCccgctcctctctgttctgttgtcCCCAGACCGCATGGAGTTGGTAGAGGCCTGCATGCGGCTGAGCAGGAGGCTGATTGTCATCCTGACCCCCAGCTCAAGCACATGGTCAGGCTCAGGAGGTCAAGGCTCATATGGCCAATGGGGCTACTCGTCTTCGTTGACCACAGCGGAGGACTATGACTGTCAGGTGGGGCTCTACCAGGCTCTGGTCCACAGTGAGATGAGCATCATCCTCATCCAGCTGGGGGACATGGGGGAGGGTGGCTACACACACCTGCCCCCCGGCCTGCAGCACCTGGTCCGCAAGAGTGCCCCCTTAATGTGGCAGGAGGGAAGGCGTGGGTCGACGCTGCCCAACTCAAGCTTCTGGAAGAGGGTGCGTTACATGATGCCTTGGCCGCGCCACTCGACTAGTTTTGACAACCAGTTAATATGACTGTTCTATGTGAACAATCAGGTCTGAGGACTTGAAGTGCGGTTGGAAGCCTGGGATTCTGTTATAGAAGAGAACACCCCCAGGTTCGCTGAAAATCCTTTTTCCATTCATAGAAATATCATTAATTATTCCAGTGCTGTGCAGAGATATACACAGGTTAGCTGAGAACGTCACAAAAACGATGTGTACAACGTGGCAGAAGGCCGTGtgatgttgtgattctggatggctagcaacaatgacaagaaactgccatgtggggaatagTAGGTGGCTAATTTCAGgtagttttatcttgttcttgaaaccatgtcttgtttttaggtattttgactgatgtcacgtctatgctaatatggcaaaaatgtgctttcttaCTAACCAACAACTGTAGCAATGTATTTGAGAGATAACAAGTGTTCATTGTGCAactttatgttttcaataaacattggagactaaaCATAGTTTACATGCTGTCAACAATCTAAACCAACCCGTTCTGTTTTGCTCCATATTTGTGCACGCGcctgttttgttgctaaacaaccaacctgtctatTGTGC includes these proteins:
- the LOC115160824 gene encoding interleukin-1 receptor-like 1 isoform X2 translates to MQVPVFQKMYFTFRLVDGGLMFLLLSLTRISAQREMSLNPTTIGHYTESPCKLFDKYETTVTEGEGLSLPAYYDLSELVWASVTEFTWYRNRTQELPSSEEERVHHHGPVLFFLPLLINDSDQYYTYWRKGADTCVIFVTEVIVVKAQPFDHSVLFNSISESADNIAIPCPDPVEKLCQDGKENLAWYKNFSPIPNESERNLWVYNASKADEGIYTCVCTWEHNGTVLNTSASRRLKIKAPSASHPPQINLPRNGSTETTDLCRDQTGLKYFQILVLCLIWFARYISLSSEYLLFFIDTTKKLRCEAFCGQNIEDNCHVWWEINGVKVPSQQQGYSVNTTSEVEAFSMRSIFTAILTINTVTTTDLQSKFTCVAMNDQKWTSAVVTLKLRAAVAIKVFDIDLVLLFRGVFKRYGRSEDGKVYDAYIVYQMDGKDKDMDEKVYNFVCSVLPTVLEQKCGFRLFIYGRDDLPGEDRMELVEACMRLSRRLIVILTPSSSTWSGSGGQGSYGQWGYSSSLTTAEDYDCQVGLYQALVHSEMSIILIQLGDMGEGGYTHLPPGLQHLVRKSAPLMWQEGRRGSTLPNSSFWKRVRYMMPWPRHSTSFDNQLI
- the LOC115160824 gene encoding interleukin-1 receptor-like 1 isoform X3, which produces MQVPVFQKMYFTFRLVDGGLMFLLLSLTRISAQREMSLNPTTIGHYTESPCKLFDKYETTVTEGEGLSLPAYYDLSELVWASVTEFTWYRNRTQELPSSEEERVHHHGPVLFFLPLLINDSDQYYTYWRKGADTCVIFVTEVIVVKAQPFDHSVLFNSISESADNIAIPCPDPVEKLCQDGKENLAWYKNFSPIPNESERNLWVYNASKADEGIYTCVCTWEHNGTVLNTSASRRLKIKAPSASHPPQINLPRNGSTETTDLYTTKKLRCEAFCGQNIEDNCHVWWEINGVKVPSQQQGYSVNTTSEVEAFSMRSIFTAILTINTVTTTDLQSKFTCVAMNDQKWTSAVVTLKLRGFMFMGLCVVLLLFFLLAAVAIKVFDIDLVLLFRGVFKRYGRSEDGKVYDAYIVYQMDGKDKDMDEKVYNFVCSVLPTVLEQKCGFRLFIYGRDDLPGEDRMELVEACMRLSRRLIVILTPSSSTWSGSGGQGSYGQWGYSSSLTTAEDYDCQVGLYQALVHSEMSIILIQLGDMGEGGYTHLPPGLQHLVRKSAPLMWQEGRRGSTLPNSSFWKRVRYMMPWPRHSTSFDNQLI
- the LOC115160824 gene encoding interleukin-1 receptor-like 1 isoform X1 is translated as MQVPVFQKMYFTFRLVDGGLMFLLLSLTRISAQREMSLNPTTIGHYTESPCKLFDKYETTVTEGEGLSLPAYYDLSELVWASVTEFTWYRNRTQELPSSEEERVHHHGPVLFFLPLLINDSDQYYTYWRKGADTCVIFVTEVIVVKAQPFDHSVLFNSISESADNIAIPCPDPVEKLCQDGKENLAWYKNFSPIPNESERNLWVYNASKADEGIYTCVCTWEHNGTVLNTSASRRLKIKAPSASHPPQINLPRNGSTETTDLCRDQTGLKYFQILVLCLIWFARYISLSSEYLLFFIDTTKKLRCEAFCGQNIEDNCHVWWEINGVKVPSQQQGYSVNTTSEVEAFSMRSIFTAILTINTVTTTDLQSKFTCVAMNDQKWTSAVVTLKLRGFMFMGLCVVLLLFFLLAAVAIKVFDIDLVLLFRGVFKRYGRSEDGKVYDAYIVYQMDGKDKDMDEKVYNFVCSVLPTVLEQKCGFRLFIYGRDDLPGEDRMELVEACMRLSRRLIVILTPSSSTWSGSGGQGSYGQWGYSSSLTTAEDYDCQVGLYQALVHSEMSIILIQLGDMGEGGYTHLPPGLQHLVRKSAPLMWQEGRRGSTLPNSSFWKRVRYMMPWPRHSTSFDNQLI